The Pongo abelii isolate AG06213 chromosome 3, NHGRI_mPonAbe1-v2.0_pri, whole genome shotgun sequence DNA window AaagtaggtattgaaggaacataccacaaaataataagagccatctatgacaaacccacaatcaGTATCATACCAAACATGCAAAAGGAGCAAGCATTcttcttgagaactggaacatgacaaggatccACACTGTtaccactactattcaacatagtactggaagtccttctcagagcaattagacaagaggaagaaataaaaggccttcaaatagaaacagaaagagagaaagtcaaaatatatctctttgcagataatatgatctcTGGAATACCTAAAAACTGCATAGTCTCTGCTCAAAAGCTTCTAAATCTGATAAACTATTTCAGTAAAcattctggatacaaaatcaatgtataaatatcagtagcatttctatacactgacCACATCCAATCTGAGAACGAAATCAATAATGCAATCTCATTTATATTAGACCCCCAAaacataaaatacctagaaacacATCTAAACAGGGAATGAAAGAGCTCTacaacaaaatttataaaatactgcagaaagaaatcaaagacaacacaaacaaatcaaaaaaattccatgctcacacataagaagaatcaacattgttaaatGGCTGTGatgtccaaagcaatttatagattaaatgataTTTCCTTCAAACTACCAAGGACATTttacaaagaataagaaaaaactattctaagtttcatatggaaccaaaaaagaaccccaagagccaaagcaaccctaagtaaaaagaataaagccaaaGGCATCACATGACCTAACTTCAAACTCTActccaaggctacagtaactaaaacagcatggtactggtacaaaatataaataaaaatagacacatagataaatggaacagatgAGATAACCCAATAATAAAGCCACACGTCTGCAATTACCTGATCTTTGatgaaatcaacaaaaacaagtaatgaggaaaggactccctattcaataaatgatggtgAGATAACTcactagctatatgcagaagactgaaactgaaaCCTTtattttcaccatatacaaaaatcaactcgagatggattaaagacaaatgtaaatctgaaactataaacactctagaagataacatagcaaataccattctggacataggccctgatgaaaattttatgaaaaagtcaccaaaagcaattgcaacaaaaacaaaaattgacaaatgggatctaattaaactaaagagcttctgtacaacaaaagaaactatcaacaagtaaacagataacctgcagaatgagagaaaattttgcaaactatgcatctgacaaaggtctaatatccagaatttatataaaatataagtgaACAAGCAAATAGTGAACAACTCcatgaaaaaatgaacaaaagacatgaacagatactttgcgaagaaaaatatatatacagccaacagacatatgaaaaattgttcaatatcactaatcactagagaaatgcaaatcaaaaccacaacgaaataccatctcacacaactCAGGGTAGTTACTATTAAACAGTCAGGGGAGGGCCGTTGGCCGGGGCCTGCGGTACGCCGCTTCAGTGAGGGACTCCACTGCGGCCACCCGGCTTGCTGCCTTCCTGGGCGCCACTCCCCCAGGCGACCCGACGCGACGCGCCAGTAGCGCAGCACCGATTCCTCTCGGGCTCTCGGGCGCTGCTCTGAGCAGCGTCACCCTTTATACCAGAAAGCTGGCGGGCactatggggaaaaaacaaaacaagaagaaagtgGAGGAGGTGctagaagaggaggaagaggaatatGTGGTGGAAAAAGTTCTCGACCGTCGAGTGGTAAAGGGCAAAGTGGAGTACCTCCTAAAGTGGAAGGGGTTCTCAGATGAGGACAACACATGGGAGCCAGAAGAGAACCTGGACTGCCCTGACCTCATTGCTGAGTTTCTGCAGTCACAGAAAACAGCACATGAGACAGATAAATCAGAGGCAGGCAAGCGCAAAGCTGATTCTGATTCTGAAGATAAGGGAGAGGAGAGCAaaccaaagaagaagaaagaagagtcaGAAAAGCCACGAGGTTTTGCTCGAGGTTTGGAGCCGGAGCGGATTATTGGAGCTACAGACTCCAGTGGAGAGCTTATGTTCCTGATGAAATGGAAAAACTCTGATGAGGCTGACCTGGTCCCTGCCAAGGAAGCCAATGTCAAGTGCCCACAGGTTGTCATATCCTTCTATGAGGAAAGGCTGACGTGGCATTCCTACCCCTCGGA harbors:
- the LOC112133160 gene encoding chromobox protein homolog 1-like encodes the protein MGKKQNKKKVEEVLEEEEEEYVVEKVLDRRVVKGKVEYLLKWKGFSDEDNTWEPEENLDCPDLIAEFLQSQKTAHETDKSEAGKRKADSDSEDKGEESKPKKKKEESEKPRGFARGLEPERIIGATDSSGELMFLMKWKNSDEADLVPAKEANVKCPQVVISFYEERLTWHSYPSEDDDKKDDKN